One segment of Geomonas ferrireducens DNA contains the following:
- a CDS encoding ATP-binding protein encodes MLNLKPEVVAQLERVLSSVEMLLPKAVKAVKWETCHAANWRRHSFSGYLEAVKVTDQTKLDDLLGCEKQKEIMVSNTRQFVKGLPANNALLWGSRGTGKSSMVKALLNEFAGDGLRVIQVEKEDLIYLSEIFSAVEDQPYRFILLCDDLTFEIGELSYKMLKSALDGSVYCAPENVLIYVTSNRRHLLPQYNTDLLGGKYVNGELQESEAMEEKVSLSDRFGLWVAFHVFTQDRYLDAVRQCVEREAKNRRVTIEWSKELELEAIQWSHDKTKRCGRTALQFSKNYVGRYLLDQPGA; translated from the coding sequence ATGCTGAATCTGAAACCGGAAGTCGTGGCCCAGCTCGAACGTGTGCTGAGCTCTGTAGAAATGTTACTCCCCAAGGCCGTGAAGGCGGTCAAGTGGGAAACCTGCCACGCCGCTAACTGGCGCCGTCACTCCTTTTCGGGTTACCTCGAGGCGGTGAAGGTCACCGACCAGACGAAGCTCGATGATCTTCTCGGGTGCGAGAAGCAGAAGGAGATCATGGTCAGCAACACGCGCCAGTTCGTGAAGGGGCTCCCGGCCAACAACGCGCTCCTTTGGGGCTCGCGCGGCACCGGCAAGTCCTCCATGGTCAAGGCGCTTTTGAACGAATTCGCCGGCGATGGGCTGCGCGTGATCCAGGTGGAGAAGGAGGACCTCATCTACCTCTCCGAGATCTTCAGCGCCGTCGAGGACCAGCCCTACCGCTTCATCCTTTTGTGCGACGACCTCACCTTCGAGATCGGCGAACTCTCCTACAAGATGCTGAAAAGCGCCCTGGACGGCTCGGTTTACTGCGCCCCGGAAAACGTCCTCATCTACGTCACCTCGAACCGGCGCCACCTGCTCCCCCAATACAACACCGACCTGCTGGGGGGCAAATACGTGAACGGCGAGCTTCAGGAGAGCGAGGCGATGGAGGAGAAGGTCTCCCTCTCGGACCGCTTCGGCCTCTGGGTCGCCTTCCACGTCTTCACCCAGGACCGCTACCTCGACGCGGTGCGCCAGTGCGTCGAGCGCGAGGCTAAAAACCGCAGGGTCACCATCGAATGGAGCAAGGAACTGGAGTTGGAGGCGATCCAGTGGTCGCACGACAAGACCAAGCGCTGCGGCCGCACCGCGCTGCAGTTCTCCAAGAACTATGTCGGACGCTACCTGCTCGACCAGCCCGGCGCCTGA